Proteins encoded in a region of the Perognathus longimembris pacificus isolate PPM17 chromosome 11, ASM2315922v1, whole genome shotgun sequence genome:
- the LOC125359838 gene encoding olfactory receptor 14C36-like: MANTSVVVTEFLLEGFADVWELRLLHSMLYLLMYLATLLGNVIIITVTTIDRNLHTPMYFFLRNLSILDMCYISVTVPNICANSFINNRLISMAGCTIQIFLVIYCAFVEILFLTIMARDRYVAICQPLHYPVIMNHQFCVQTTLASILIGLIYAAVHTGNTFRLSFCKSNMVPQYFCDVPSLLMLSCSDTFSNQLLIFISVFGAVGGCFIFIVRSYIRIFSTVLKFPVKEERGKAFSTCVPHILVVSVFFSCGAVVYLRPPINSKMIQNIILSVFYTIVPPFLNPIIYSLRNKQIKQAFRKIILRK; this comes from the coding sequence ATGGCCAATACCAGCGTGGTAGTGACTGAGTTTCTCTTGGAGGGCTTTGCTGACGTGTGGGAGCTCAGGCTCCTTCACTCGATGTTGTATCTACTGATGTACTTGGCCACCTTGTTAGGGAATGTGATCATCATCACTGTCACCACCATCGACAGGAACCTGCACacgcccatgtacttcttcctcaggAACCTGTCCATCTTGGACATGTGTTACATTTCTGTCACTGTCCCCAATATCTGTGCCAATTCTTTCATTAACAATAGGCTCATTTCCATGGCTGGATGTACGATACAGATTTTCTTAGTAATTTATTGTGCTTTTGTGGAGATTCTGTTCCTCACCATTATGGCCCgggaccgctatgtggccatttgCCAGCCCCTCCACTACCCTGTCATCATGAACCACCAGTTCTGTGTCCAGACCACACTGGCTTCAATACTCATTGGTCTCATCTATGCAGCTGTTCACACTGGCAACACTTTTCGGCTGTCCTTCTGTAAGTCCAACATGGTCCCTCAGTACTTCTGTGATGTACCTTCTCTATTAATGCTGTCCTGCTCAGACACCTTTAGCAACCAACTCTTAATTTTTATATCTGTGTTTGGAGCAGTAGGTGGCTGTTTTATCTTCATCGTAAGGTCCTACATTCGCATATTTTCAACAGTGCTGAAGTTCCCAGTGAAAGAAGAGCGAGGAAAAGCCTTTTCCACATGTGTCCCCCACATTCTTGTGGTATCTGTGTTTTTCAGTTGTGGTGCTGTTGTTTACCTAAGACCTCCCATAAACTCTAAAATGATTCAGAACATTATTCTGTCTGTATTTTATACcattgttccaccatttctgaaTCCTATCATCTATAGTTTGagaaacaaacagataaaacaagctttcaggaaaataatattaagaaaataa
- the LOC125359839 gene encoding vomeronasal type-1 receptor 90-like, with protein sequence MKPFKDGNSLSIQGHRRHRTFQIQFESQFLHEVQPSVPKEHTSPTSEDLRIMKMNTVSLQVITQQLFLFQAGTGISANIFLLFLHIFTFLQDFRVKPTDVISCHLALVHMVMLLIALCIFSPDIFESQKLKIDYKCKALIFMHRVTRGISISTTCLLSVFQAITISPSTSWLVRFKHKFTNYVVYIVIIFWCWNLSIGTYFIFYTVVYSNKSQKNLMRINKHCSIASVNPIIKELFFVLTFFRDVFLVGLMLLSSAYMVILLFRHQRQSQHLHSTKLTSRVSPEQRATKTILLLVSFFVVMYWADTIIHSFSTLIWKYDPVLFSVQKLVLNIYATVCPIIQTTSHKIIKATVQNIKKICAIN encoded by the coding sequence ATGAAGCCTTTCAAAGATGGTAATTCCTTATCAATCCAGGGACACAGGAGACACAGAACATTCCAGATACAGTTCGAGTCCCAATTCCTTCATGAAGTCCAGCCTTCAGTCCCTAAAGAGCACACCAGCCCCACCTCTGAAGACCTTAGGATTATGAAGATGAACACTGTTTCCCTCCAAGTTATCACTCAACAATTGTTTTTATTCCAAGCTGGTACTGGAATCTCTGCcaacatctttcttcttttcttacatattttCACATTTCTCCAAGATTTCAGAGTTAAACCCACTGACGTGATCAGCTGTCATTTGGCCCTTGTTCATATGGTGATGCTCCTCATTGCACTGTGTATTTTTTCTCCAGACATCTTTGAATCACAGAAACTGAAGATTGACTACAAATGCAAGGCATTGATTTTTATGCACAGAGTGACGAGGGGTATCTCCATCAGTACCACCTGCCTCCTGAGTGTGTTTCAGGCCATCACCATCAGTCCCAGCACCTCCTGGTTAGTAAGATTTAAACACAAATTTACAAACTATGTTGTCTACATAGTTATCATTTTCTGGTGCTGGAATTTATCTATTGGTACTTACTTTATCTTCTATACTGTAGTATAttccaacaaaagccagaaaaatTTAATGAGAATCAATAAACACTGTTCAATTGCCTCTGTAAACCCCATCATCAAGGAACTATTTTTTGTTCTGACATTCTTCAGAGATGTCTTCCTTGTAGGACTTATGCTACTCTCCAGTGCGTACATGGTGATTCTGTTGTTCAGGCATCAGAGGCAATCACAGCACCTCCATAGCACCAAGCTGACCTCAAGAGTCTCCCCAGAACAAAGGGCCACAAAGACCATCCTGCTGCTGGTGAGTTTCTTCGTGGTCATGTACTGGGCAGACACCATCATTCATTCCTTCTCTACCTTAATATGGAAATATGATCCAGTCCTTTTTAGTGTGCAAAAACTAGTGCTCAATATATATGCAACTGTTTGTCCTATAATACAAACCACTTCCCATAAAATTATCAAAGCTACTgtgcaaaatattaaaaaaatctgtgctATCAATTGA